Proteins co-encoded in one Astatotilapia calliptera chromosome 18, fAstCal1.2, whole genome shotgun sequence genomic window:
- the ptchd3b gene encoding patched domain-containing protein 3: MARCRMDCIEKPLQSFFKKMGKSVGSNPWWFLIAPLIVSAALGSGFYFTQDRISNNIEEEFTPFNGPAKTERKYFSEMFPEDDSMFSSLRQTTDGNYATLIATSETNILTVKMLEEILTLDSKIKNMLVEFDKESFKYEGICAKVMKNCISNIILDIIQYNAENIKAVTLTFPWYHNGSTNLPLYTSLGGVTQGDTSVVESAKAIQLYYYLKEGNKTKNDLWLESFISLVSNSSSPSLQVSYSTSMSMQWEFEKSPDSVISLFSITYSIAITFSIITCWRLDNVRTKVWVGFCGVLSTSLAVVSGFGLLLLVGQPFVMTAASCPFMILGIGIDDMFIMISCWQQTRVLDSVPKRLGETYKDAAISITITTLTDVLALFLGCITPFGSVQSFCLYAGICLCFCYFYSLTFLGACMALNGQREAENKHWITCIEVPSDAPGKSKAFWLCCTGGWYNKDTEKEETEPISSFFEKFYGPFLTHKVTKVFVFVLYAGYLAASIYGCVILKEGLDTKNLALDDSYIINYYNHEEEHFSEYSFSAMVAIEQQFPYWDKDQRKQLNSCISSFESLKFVNNTMAWFIFFENYAEANNKPISSQEDFLNNLKPFLNFDPFLAQDIQWTSDDKIQASRFFLQTKNNVPMADMMVELRKTAEECSVELLVYHPSFIYFDQYTVILNNTIQTMLTAVIVMLAISLVLIPDPLCSLCVVFAIVSVITGVTGFMSLWGVNLDSISMINLVMCIGFSVDFSAHICYSFVSSPKSDANEKAIEALAILGYPVLQGALSTILGVVVLSVSGSYIFRTFFKIVFLVIVFGLFHGLTFIPVVLTLFGACSKSR; the protein is encoded by the exons ATGGCCAGATGTCGCATGGATTGCATAGAAAAGCCCCTTCAGAGCTTCTTTAAGAAGATGGGTAAATCTGTTGGATCCAATCCCTGGTGGTTCCTCATTGCCCCCCTTATTGTCTCTGCAGCTCTGGGAAGCGGGTTTTATTTTACTCAGGACAGAATCTCCAACAATATTGAAGAGGAGTTTACACCTTTTAATGGACCGGCCAAGACAGAGAGGAAGTACTTCAGTGAAATGTTTCCAGAAGATGATTCCATGTTTTCAAGTTTGCGGCAGACCACAGATGGAAACTATGCCACTCTCATAGCTACAAGCGAGACTAATATTCTGACTGTTAAAATGCTTGAAGAAATCCTCACGTTGGACTCTAAAATCAAGAACATGTTGGTAGAATTTGACAAGGAATCATTTAAATATGAGGGCATCTGTGCTAAGGTGAtgaaaaactgcatttcaaaCATCATTCTAGATATCATTCAATACAATGCCGAAAATATAAAAGCTGTCACACTGACATTCCCGTGGTATCACAATGGTAGCACAAATTTGCCGTTGTATACAAGTCTGGGGGGTGTGACTCAAGGAGACACTTCAGTTGTTGAAAGCGCTAAAGCTATACAACTCTATTACTATTTAAAAGagggcaacaaaacaaaaaatgacctTTGGTTGGAAAGCTTCATTAGTTTGGTGTCAAATAGCTCCTCACCTTCCCTCCAG gTATCATACTCCACCTCAATGTCAATGCAGTGGGAATTTGAGAAATCTCCAGATTCTgtcatctctttattttccaTCACCTACTCTATTGCCATCACATTTTCCATCATAACTTGCTGGAG gttgGATAATGTGAGGACGAAGGTGTGGGTGGGGTTCTGCGGCGTTCTCTCTACAAGTCTAGCGGTCGTGAGTGGTTTTGGTTTGCTCTTGTTGGTGGGCCAGCCTTTTGTAATGACAGCTGCCTCCTGTCCCTTCATGATTCTAG GTATTGGGATCGATGATATGTTCATCATGATCTCCTGCTGGCAACAGACTCGTGTTCTGGACAGCGTGCCAAAACGGCTGGGTGAGACCTACAAAGATGCTGCCATCTCCATTACCATTACCACCCTCACCGATGTGCTGGCTCTCTTCCTGGGCTGCATCACACCCTTTGGCTCAGTCCAGTCCTTCTGCCTCTATGCTGGaatttgtctttgcttctgTTACTTCTACAGCCTGACTTTCCTGGGTGCATGCATGGCTTTAAATGGgcagagagaagcagagaaCAAGCACTGGATCACCTGCATCGAAGTCCCAAGTGATGCACCAGGGAAATCAAAAGCCTTCTGGTTGTGCTGTACTGGGGGTTGGTACAACAAAGATactgaaaaagaggaaacagagcCCATAAGTTCTTTTTTTGAGAAGTTCTACGGTCCATTTCTGACCCACAAAGTGACAaaagtctttgtgtttgtccTTTATGCAGGTTATTTAGCTGCTAGTATCTATGGCTGTGTAATCTTAAAAGAAGGACTTGATACTAAGAACCTGGCTTTGGATGATTCTTACATTATCAATTACTACAATCATGAAGAGGAGCACTTCAGTGAATATAGCTTCAGTGCAATGGTGGCAATAGAGCAACAATTCCCCTACTGGGACAAAGACCAACGGAAGCAATTAAATTCTTGTATTTCAAGTTTTGAATCACTGAAATTTGTCAATAACACAATGGCTTGGTTCATTTTCTTTGAAAACTATGCAGAAGCCAATAATAAGCCCATAAGCTCCCAGGAGGATTTCCTAAACAACCTGAAACCTTTCTTAAATTTTGACCCATTCTTAGCACAAGACATCCAATGGACTTCAGACGATAAGATTCAGGCATCTCGCTTTTTccttcagacaaaaaacaacgtACCGATGGCAGATATGATGGTGGAGCTCAGGAAAACTGCAGAGGAATGTTCAGTGGAGCTCCTGGTGTACCACCCTTCTTTCATCTACTTTGACCAGTACACTGTCATTTTAAATAACACCATCCAAACCATGCTCACCGCTGTGATCGTAATGCTTGCAATCTCTCTCGTACTCATACCCGATCCTCTCTGCTCACTTTGTGTAGTGTTTGCAATTGTTTCAGTCATCACCGGCGTGACGGGATTCATGTCCCTCTGGGGCGTCAATCTGGATTCCATCTCCATGATCAATCTGGTCATGTGCATCGGTTTCTCGGTAGATTTCTCGGCGCACATTTGCTACTCTTTTGTTTCGAGTCCCAAAAGTGACGCCAATGAGAAAGCTATTGAGGCTTTGGCGATTTTGGGTTACCCAGTACTGCAGGGAGCACTGTCCACTATCTTAGGTGTGGTGGTGTTGAGCGTGTCTGGGAGTTACATATTCCGGACATTTTTCAAAATCGTGTTTCTTGTCATTGTGTTTGGACTGTTCCACGGCTTGACATTTATTCCAGTGGTTCTCACGTTGTTTGGGGCCTGTAGCAAGTCACGTTGA